From the Hylaeus volcanicus isolate JK05 chromosome 4, UHH_iyHylVolc1.0_haploid, whole genome shotgun sequence genome, one window contains:
- the LOC128875526 gene encoding uncharacterized protein LOC128875526 isoform X3 → MGTAVPWLILLQLSSALVHGYDTAEFDGWYQPVPHRPVDIITDVINDLGVRILQQYTGHGNVAFSPTGVGFVLAALYEGSAGRGRQQIADALGLPRDKDITRLGFRDIHRRLRTYLNADGFLGGLTLNQENTRLRPEYEDILRFYGFDLSVPEDEANETTTVPETTMTDQPATETTPVQDETTILATESTQESTSEPMTSTTPAVELIGRTMSTADVQDRLTQQTTSATTILTDSTTPATLASQPTTVSLETSPMTPETPTVTPSDAATTTAATVQPTIQSPSTTEPAQSTLMSTTLATTPGTPVETTVTTTVPDSMTTTMTMPTTVSTTITTMMPMDATMPADSGMVPSSSNQRLTQANQTMSGSTSGPAADENTVLTGTINNQTASSEMGSTDTPGTTAVTGETGSNGQPATASSTVSARRRKRGARSPRGFFSSYPDEGIWMQDLGIWKPYSTSLGEASVRDSTEISFLVNGCDVSSVTATRYFAVLPFAYFPSLHAVALEFPLDLGIADVFEPRAADLSLMTPDLGVYARDVQQSIGVNIRNYMKPDRTHSRESPKSDPPLIVPPRRDYYRYYHPGNGLFERAGPVPFTAVHPFLYFIVDAETSVALIAGRVNDPLNSRIL, encoded by the exons ATGGGAACTGCGGTACCCTGGCTGATCCTGCTGCAGC TGTCGTCTGCGCTCGTCCACGGCTACGACACCGCGGAATTCGACGGCTGGTATCAACCGGTTCCCCATCGACCAGTCGACATCATCACGGACGTTATTAACGACCTAGGCGTGCGGATTCTGCAGCAGTACACTGGCCACGGGAACGTCGCATTCTCGCCGACAGGGGTTGGCTTCGTCCTGGCGGCGTTGTACGAGGGCTCAGCTGGCAGAGGAAGACAGCAGATCGCCGATGCTCTGGGTCTACCACGGGATAAGGACATCACCAGGCTGGGATTTCGGGACATCCATCGCAGGCTGCGG ACTTATCTGAACGCGGATGGCTTCCTCGGCGGTCTGACTCTGAATCAAGAGAACACGAGACTGCGTCCAGAATACGAGGACATCTTGAGATTCTATGGGTTCGACCTGTCCGTCCCTGAGGACGAGGCTAACGAGACCACGACCGTACCTGAGACGACCATGACGGACCAACCAGCGACAGAGACCACACCAGTCCAGGATGAAACTACTATATTGGCTACTGAATCTACTCAAGAGAGTACCAGTGAACCTATGACGTCGACTACCCCAGCTGTAGAGCTGATAGGGAGGACGATGAGCACAGCAGACGTCCAGGACAGACTGACCCAGCAGACAACCTCTGCTACCACAATTCTAACGGACTCGACCACACCTGCTACTCTAGCTAGCCAACCCACGACCGTGTCCCTAGAAACATCCCCCATGACACCTGAAACCCCTACAGTCACACCTTCCGACGCAGCCACGACTACTGCGGCCACTGTTCAACCCACGATTCAAAGTCCAAGTACGACAGAGCCTGCTCAATCTACCCTGATGAGCACTACCTTGGCCACCACTCCAGGAACACCCGTCGAGACCACTGTCACCACAACTGTACCAGACTCGATGACCACAACGATGACCATGCCAACAACTGTATCGACGACTATCACCACCATGATGCCCATGGATGCAACAATGCCTGCTGATAGCGGAATGGTCCCAAGTTCGTCGAACCAAAGGCTGACTCAGGCAAATCAGACGATGAGTGGCTCGACGAGCGGACCAGCTGCGGATGAGAATACCGTTTTAACGGGCACCATTAACAATCAGACGGCCTCGAGCGAGATGGGATCTACCGATACGCCAGGGACGACTGCTGTTACAGGTGAAACGGGGTCGAATGGACAACCCGCCACTGCTTCCTCGACTGTCAGCGCGAGGAGGAGGAAGCGTGGCGCGAGGAGCCCCAGGGGATTCTTCTCCAGCTATCCAG aCGAAGGTATATGGATGCAAGACCTGGGCATCTGGAAGCCTTACTCGACCAGTTTAGGCGAAGCGTCCGTCAGGGACTCCACAGAAATATCGTTCCTGGTGAATGGCTGTGATGTCTCCTCCGTCACCGCTACCAGATACTTCGCAGTGCTACCATTCGCCTACTTTCCATCCCTCCACGCAGTCGCCCTTGAATTTCCCCTAGAC CTGGGAATAGCGGACGTGTTCGAGCCAAGAGCAGCGGATCTGTCGCTTATGACACCGGACTTAGGCGTGTACGCCAGGGATGTGCAGCAGAGCATCGGGGTCAACATCAGGAATTACATGAAACCCGATAGGACCCACTCTCGTGAGTCGCCCAAATCCGATCCTCCCTTGATCGTTCCACCTCGACGGGACTATTATCGATACTATCATCCAG GAAACGGGTTATTCGAGAGAGCTGGACCAGTGCCATTCACGGCCGTCCATCCGTTTCTCTACTTCATCGTCGACGCCGAAACCTCGGTGGCCTTAATCGCGGGTCGAGTCAACGATCCCCTCAACTCGCGGATCCTCTAG
- the LOC128875526 gene encoding uncharacterized protein LOC128875526 isoform X2: MGTAVPWLILLQLSSALVHGYDTAEFDGWYQPVPHRPVDIITDVINDLGVRILQQYTGHGNVAFSPTGVGFVLAALYEGSAGRGRQQIADALGLPRDKDITRLGFRDIHRRLRTYLNADGFLGGLTLNQENTRLRPEYEDILRFYGFDLSVPEDEANETTTVPETTMTDQPATETTPVQDETTILATESTQESTSEPMTSTTPAVELIGRTMSTADVQDRLTQQTTSATTILTDSTTPATLASQPTTVSLETSPMTPETPTVTPSDAATTTAATVQPTIQSPSTTEPAQSTLMSTTLATTPGTPVETTVTTTVPDSMTTTMTMPTTVSTTITTMMPMDATMPADSGMVPSSSNQRLTQANQTMSGSTSGPAADENTVLTGTINNQTASSEMGSTDTPGTTAVTGETGSNGQPATASSTVSARRRKRGARSPRGFFSSYPDEGIWMQDLGIWKPYSTSLGEASVRDSTEISFLVNGCDVSSVTATRYFAVLPFAYFPSLHAVALEFPLDDPRYNILLLMATDRRDTYRLARDLGGKSLRLLRKQLQATWVRATIPSFMLRGFVTLTSFLQRLGIADVFEPRAADLSLMTPDLGVYARDVQQSIGVNIRNYMKPDRTHSRNGLFERAGPVPFTAVHPFLYFIVDAETSVALIAGRVNDPLNSRIL; encoded by the exons ATGGGAACTGCGGTACCCTGGCTGATCCTGCTGCAGC TGTCGTCTGCGCTCGTCCACGGCTACGACACCGCGGAATTCGACGGCTGGTATCAACCGGTTCCCCATCGACCAGTCGACATCATCACGGACGTTATTAACGACCTAGGCGTGCGGATTCTGCAGCAGTACACTGGCCACGGGAACGTCGCATTCTCGCCGACAGGGGTTGGCTTCGTCCTGGCGGCGTTGTACGAGGGCTCAGCTGGCAGAGGAAGACAGCAGATCGCCGATGCTCTGGGTCTACCACGGGATAAGGACATCACCAGGCTGGGATTTCGGGACATCCATCGCAGGCTGCGG ACTTATCTGAACGCGGATGGCTTCCTCGGCGGTCTGACTCTGAATCAAGAGAACACGAGACTGCGTCCAGAATACGAGGACATCTTGAGATTCTATGGGTTCGACCTGTCCGTCCCTGAGGACGAGGCTAACGAGACCACGACCGTACCTGAGACGACCATGACGGACCAACCAGCGACAGAGACCACACCAGTCCAGGATGAAACTACTATATTGGCTACTGAATCTACTCAAGAGAGTACCAGTGAACCTATGACGTCGACTACCCCAGCTGTAGAGCTGATAGGGAGGACGATGAGCACAGCAGACGTCCAGGACAGACTGACCCAGCAGACAACCTCTGCTACCACAATTCTAACGGACTCGACCACACCTGCTACTCTAGCTAGCCAACCCACGACCGTGTCCCTAGAAACATCCCCCATGACACCTGAAACCCCTACAGTCACACCTTCCGACGCAGCCACGACTACTGCGGCCACTGTTCAACCCACGATTCAAAGTCCAAGTACGACAGAGCCTGCTCAATCTACCCTGATGAGCACTACCTTGGCCACCACTCCAGGAACACCCGTCGAGACCACTGTCACCACAACTGTACCAGACTCGATGACCACAACGATGACCATGCCAACAACTGTATCGACGACTATCACCACCATGATGCCCATGGATGCAACAATGCCTGCTGATAGCGGAATGGTCCCAAGTTCGTCGAACCAAAGGCTGACTCAGGCAAATCAGACGATGAGTGGCTCGACGAGCGGACCAGCTGCGGATGAGAATACCGTTTTAACGGGCACCATTAACAATCAGACGGCCTCGAGCGAGATGGGATCTACCGATACGCCAGGGACGACTGCTGTTACAGGTGAAACGGGGTCGAATGGACAACCCGCCACTGCTTCCTCGACTGTCAGCGCGAGGAGGAGGAAGCGTGGCGCGAGGAGCCCCAGGGGATTCTTCTCCAGCTATCCAG aCGAAGGTATATGGATGCAAGACCTGGGCATCTGGAAGCCTTACTCGACCAGTTTAGGCGAAGCGTCCGTCAGGGACTCCACAGAAATATCGTTCCTGGTGAATGGCTGTGATGTCTCCTCCGTCACCGCTACCAGATACTTCGCAGTGCTACCATTCGCCTACTTTCCATCCCTCCACGCAGTCGCCCTTGAATTTCCCCTAGAC GATCCCAGATACAATATCCTCCTTCTAATGGCCACGGACAGAAGGGATACGTATCGACTGGCGAGGGACCTCGGCGGGAAGTCGCTGAGGCTGTTGAGGAAGCAGTTGCAGGCCACTTGGGTCAGGGCCACCATTCCATCGTTCATGTTACGCGGTTTCGTCACCCTGACGTCCTTCCTGCAGAGG CTGGGAATAGCGGACGTGTTCGAGCCAAGAGCAGCGGATCTGTCGCTTATGACACCGGACTTAGGCGTGTACGCCAGGGATGTGCAGCAGAGCATCGGGGTCAACATCAGGAATTACATGAAACCCGATAGGACCCACTCTC GAAACGGGTTATTCGAGAGAGCTGGACCAGTGCCATTCACGGCCGTCCATCCGTTTCTCTACTTCATCGTCGACGCCGAAACCTCGGTGGCCTTAATCGCGGGTCGAGTCAACGATCCCCTCAACTCGCGGATCCTCTAG
- the LOC128875526 gene encoding uncharacterized protein LOC128875526 isoform X1: MGTAVPWLILLQLSSALVHGYDTAEFDGWYQPVPHRPVDIITDVINDLGVRILQQYTGHGNVAFSPTGVGFVLAALYEGSAGRGRQQIADALGLPRDKDITRLGFRDIHRRLRTYLNADGFLGGLTLNQENTRLRPEYEDILRFYGFDLSVPEDEANETTTVPETTMTDQPATETTPVQDETTILATESTQESTSEPMTSTTPAVELIGRTMSTADVQDRLTQQTTSATTILTDSTTPATLASQPTTVSLETSPMTPETPTVTPSDAATTTAATVQPTIQSPSTTEPAQSTLMSTTLATTPGTPVETTVTTTVPDSMTTTMTMPTTVSTTITTMMPMDATMPADSGMVPSSSNQRLTQANQTMSGSTSGPAADENTVLTGTINNQTASSEMGSTDTPGTTAVTGETGSNGQPATASSTVSARRRKRGARSPRGFFSSYPDEGIWMQDLGIWKPYSTSLGEASVRDSTEISFLVNGCDVSSVTATRYFAVLPFAYFPSLHAVALEFPLDDPRYNILLLMATDRRDTYRLARDLGGKSLRLLRKQLQATWVRATIPSFMLRGFVTLTSFLQRLGIADVFEPRAADLSLMTPDLGVYARDVQQSIGVNIRNYMKPDRTHSRESPKSDPPLIVPPRRDYYRYYHPGNGLFERAGPVPFTAVHPFLYFIVDAETSVALIAGRVNDPLNSRIL, translated from the exons ATGGGAACTGCGGTACCCTGGCTGATCCTGCTGCAGC TGTCGTCTGCGCTCGTCCACGGCTACGACACCGCGGAATTCGACGGCTGGTATCAACCGGTTCCCCATCGACCAGTCGACATCATCACGGACGTTATTAACGACCTAGGCGTGCGGATTCTGCAGCAGTACACTGGCCACGGGAACGTCGCATTCTCGCCGACAGGGGTTGGCTTCGTCCTGGCGGCGTTGTACGAGGGCTCAGCTGGCAGAGGAAGACAGCAGATCGCCGATGCTCTGGGTCTACCACGGGATAAGGACATCACCAGGCTGGGATTTCGGGACATCCATCGCAGGCTGCGG ACTTATCTGAACGCGGATGGCTTCCTCGGCGGTCTGACTCTGAATCAAGAGAACACGAGACTGCGTCCAGAATACGAGGACATCTTGAGATTCTATGGGTTCGACCTGTCCGTCCCTGAGGACGAGGCTAACGAGACCACGACCGTACCTGAGACGACCATGACGGACCAACCAGCGACAGAGACCACACCAGTCCAGGATGAAACTACTATATTGGCTACTGAATCTACTCAAGAGAGTACCAGTGAACCTATGACGTCGACTACCCCAGCTGTAGAGCTGATAGGGAGGACGATGAGCACAGCAGACGTCCAGGACAGACTGACCCAGCAGACAACCTCTGCTACCACAATTCTAACGGACTCGACCACACCTGCTACTCTAGCTAGCCAACCCACGACCGTGTCCCTAGAAACATCCCCCATGACACCTGAAACCCCTACAGTCACACCTTCCGACGCAGCCACGACTACTGCGGCCACTGTTCAACCCACGATTCAAAGTCCAAGTACGACAGAGCCTGCTCAATCTACCCTGATGAGCACTACCTTGGCCACCACTCCAGGAACACCCGTCGAGACCACTGTCACCACAACTGTACCAGACTCGATGACCACAACGATGACCATGCCAACAACTGTATCGACGACTATCACCACCATGATGCCCATGGATGCAACAATGCCTGCTGATAGCGGAATGGTCCCAAGTTCGTCGAACCAAAGGCTGACTCAGGCAAATCAGACGATGAGTGGCTCGACGAGCGGACCAGCTGCGGATGAGAATACCGTTTTAACGGGCACCATTAACAATCAGACGGCCTCGAGCGAGATGGGATCTACCGATACGCCAGGGACGACTGCTGTTACAGGTGAAACGGGGTCGAATGGACAACCCGCCACTGCTTCCTCGACTGTCAGCGCGAGGAGGAGGAAGCGTGGCGCGAGGAGCCCCAGGGGATTCTTCTCCAGCTATCCAG aCGAAGGTATATGGATGCAAGACCTGGGCATCTGGAAGCCTTACTCGACCAGTTTAGGCGAAGCGTCCGTCAGGGACTCCACAGAAATATCGTTCCTGGTGAATGGCTGTGATGTCTCCTCCGTCACCGCTACCAGATACTTCGCAGTGCTACCATTCGCCTACTTTCCATCCCTCCACGCAGTCGCCCTTGAATTTCCCCTAGAC GATCCCAGATACAATATCCTCCTTCTAATGGCCACGGACAGAAGGGATACGTATCGACTGGCGAGGGACCTCGGCGGGAAGTCGCTGAGGCTGTTGAGGAAGCAGTTGCAGGCCACTTGGGTCAGGGCCACCATTCCATCGTTCATGTTACGCGGTTTCGTCACCCTGACGTCCTTCCTGCAGAGG CTGGGAATAGCGGACGTGTTCGAGCCAAGAGCAGCGGATCTGTCGCTTATGACACCGGACTTAGGCGTGTACGCCAGGGATGTGCAGCAGAGCATCGGGGTCAACATCAGGAATTACATGAAACCCGATAGGACCCACTCTCGTGAGTCGCCCAAATCCGATCCTCCCTTGATCGTTCCACCTCGACGGGACTATTATCGATACTATCATCCAG GAAACGGGTTATTCGAGAGAGCTGGACCAGTGCCATTCACGGCCGTCCATCCGTTTCTCTACTTCATCGTCGACGCCGAAACCTCGGTGGCCTTAATCGCGGGTCGAGTCAACGATCCCCTCAACTCGCGGATCCTCTAG